TTGAGCGCCTGCGCGCTCACCTGACGGAGCGCCGTCGCCTGCTGGAACAGGACCGCGCCAATCTGGAACGTCTGGAAGCCCGGCTGCAAGAAGTACGGGCCGAACTGATAGCAACAGTGCGCCCTTACCTCTCCGAAATCGACAACCAACTGCTCCAGGTCGAGCGGCGTGGCCTGCAGTTCCTGCGAGATACCATCCGCATCGGTCGGCTGGGCCTTCTGCGCGACCGGGACCGCTTCAAGGAGGAGTTTGCCCGCCAGGTGGTTCGTGACCTGGACCACCAGCTCGAAGCGATCCTGGCCGAAGCCGTCGATCGGCTGCTTCAGCAGGGCCTGCAGCTCTGGAACCAGACGTTAAATGAATTCACCGAGCGCGTCGAGCAGGTCGTGCGGCGCCGTTCTCCGCAGGTCCAGGCTGAGCTTCTGTACGACCGCCGCCAGCTTTTTGAAGCCGTGGTCCGCCAGGCGACTCGCCAGCTTGAAACGTACGACCTACGGGAGGAGGCCCGCCGCATCCTGGAAAATACGCGCGACGCGGTTGCTCTCTTCCTGGGGACCGAAGCCCTGGCCGGGCTGGGCGCGCTGGTTACCATGCTGATCACCGCGGCCGGTCTGGACGTAACGGGCGGTCTGGTAGCGGCCGGCGCCCTGGCAGTGGTCGGCTTCGTCGTACTCCCGCTACAGAAGCGCCGAGCGCTGCGCGAGTTTTGCGACCGTCTGGAACAGCTCCGCACGGAACTGCGCACCGCGCTTGAGCAGCAACTCACGCGCGAAGTGGATCGCCTGCTCGAACGCCTGTCGGCCACGCTCGCCCCTTACCAGAAATTCGTGCACCGCGAGCAGCAACTGGTAGGCGAAATCGAAGAAGAGTTGCAGGCCCTTGAGCGCGAATACCGCCGCCTGCGCACTGCCATTGAAAAAGCCGTACCGGTCGGTTAACGGCCCTGCTCACGACTATCAATCGTACAGGTTGTTCGAATACCTCCCCGCACGTTGTACACTGTGGTTACCCGCAGGTACTCCGGATCCTCCAGATGACGCATCAAGTCCTGATAAATGATCGCCGTTAGATCTTCCTGAGCTGCTCCAATATTCCGCCAGGATACCAGGTAGTACTTGAGACTTTTGAGTTCCAGAATCCAGCTACCGGGCACGTACTCAATGCGCAGCACGCCATAGTCCGGTAATCCCGAAAAAGGACAGACCGCTGAAAACTCGCCGGGCTCAGTTTCATAGACGACGACCTGGCGCACCCTGTGCTCATAAGGGAGCCGGTCAATATGTTGCTGGCGAGACTCCGGCGGCAAAAATGGCTGAATGCGTCCTTCTGGCCGAATGCCAAAGCGTGCCATGTAGGTCAGCGCCTGTTCGGTGTGCGCCAGGGCTTCTTCGCGAAGCGCCGCCAGTTTTTCGGCCAGCCGCTGACGTTCTTGCTCGGTCATTGCCGCGGTTGGTTGCTTGACCCACCTCGCTGCCAAACGCCCCGGTACACCAATGGTTCAAATTTTCCCGGAGCCGACACCCCCGGCGCCGTCGTGCGTTGTATGGCGTGCAAGTGCTTAAAAAAGTGGAGCGTCCCATGAAAATTGCCAAGCAGTTTCGGTTTGAGGCCGCGCACCGACTCCCCTGGCATCCGGGCGCCTGTCGCCACTTGCATGGTCATTCGTACCGGCTGACCGTCGGGCTTGAAGGCACGCCCGATGCCCGAGGCATCCTGGTGGACTTCCAGGATCTAAAACGCCTGCTTAATCCGCTGATAGAAAGCTGGGATCATGCTACCCTGGTAGCCTCGGACGACACAGCCCTTCAGGAAGCTTTAGACGTGCTGGGATCACGCTACGTCGTCCTACCTTTTGACTCAACCGCTGAGAACCTCTGCACCTATGTGGCCGACTATCTGATCCGTGAAGCCGGCGAGTGGCTGCGGGCGCGAGGTGTCCGGCGGCTATGGGTGCGTCTGGCCGAAACCGAAACGTCGTTTGCAGAAACCGAATGTGCACTGGTGTCCGATGTCCGTCCCCAACCTGCTACCCACGCTGAAACCCACTGAGCAGGGCGACACGGCCCTGGTATTGCTCTCAGGCGGGCAGGACTCCACCACCTGCCTCTACTGGGCCCTTCACTACTTCTCCCGCGTCGAAGCTATTGGCTTCCACTACGGTCAGCGGCACGCCATTGAGCTGCAGCAAGCCCAGAAAATTGCAGAGCAGGCCGGGGTTCCATTCACCGTACTGGACCTGCGCGGCCTGTTGCGCGGCAGCGCCCTGACTGAGCACGATCAGGACGTCTCGGCAGCCCATCCGCTGGCCCCTCACCTGCCTGCTTCGTTCGTGCCCGGCCGTAACGCCCTGTTCCTGACGCTGGCAGCCAGTTACGGCTTCACACGTGGCATTCATGACCTGGTCGGGGGTATGTGCCAGACCGACTATTCAGGTTATCCCGACTGCCGCCGCGCTTTTATCGACGCCATGGAAAAGGCACTTTCGCTCGCACTCGACACAACCCTCCGCATCCACACGCCCCTCATGCACCTGACCAAAGCTGAAACCTGGCGCCTGGCTCGTGAACTGGGTATTCTGGACGTGATCATTGAGCTGACTCACACCGACTACCACGGCAACCGCTCCGAGCGCCACGAGTGGGGCTATGGCCGCCTCGACAACCCGGCTTCAATCCTCCGGGCTCGCGGCTATGAGGAAGCTAAAGCACGCGGCTGGCTCGATTGACCCATGCCTACCTACCGCGTCAAAGCAATCTGGAAGACCCTTCAGGGCGAAGGCTTTTTTGCCGGACGCCCGGCCGTCTTTGTGCGCTTTGTAGGCTGCAACCTGTGGTCAGGACAGGAACGCGACCGAGAACGCGACGCTCAACGCACCGGCGCCGACTGCCCCCGCTGGTGCGACACAGACTTCCGTAAAGCGGGAAGCCGCCCGTACACCGCCGACGAACTGGTAGCAGCCCTCCAGGAAGTTGGCGGACCGATCCGCTTCTGCGTGCTGACCGGTGGGGAACCTTTGCTCCAACTGGATGCCTCCCTGATGCACGCATTGCAGGCAGCCGGCTACTTTGTGGCCATTGAGACAAACGGAACGGTTAGCCTGCGCCAGGCCTGCACCGATCCCGAAACAGGACAACTCGTAGCCCCTGACTGGATTGTGTGCAGCCCCAAATTGCCCGAAGACCGACTTGCGCTGGAATACTTTGATGAGTTAAAGCTGATCGTGCCCGACTACCGTCCAGAACAATACGCCCGCTTCGCCCGTCGGGCACGCCCGCATCGCGTGGGAGGCCGTCGCATTCCGTTGCTCTGGCTTCAGCCGGAAGACGGCCCTCGCCTGGCCGAAGCGCAGCGCTGCGCCGTCGAGCTGGCCCTCGCCCATCCTGAATGGCGCGTCTCTGTCCAGATCCACAAAGTGCTCGGAGTAGACTAAGCGCTTGCGTCGCCCGTTTCTTATCGCCTGACCAGTCGCATTAGAACAATTCGAGCTGGCGCCCGCCTACCGCAGCACGACGTACTGCGTGAGTTTTCTGTCGGACCACGTGCATCGGCAGATCAGCCAGAAATCGGGAAGGCCGGGGAGTGCGCATGCGTCCCATCCAACGGCGACGCTGCGCATGCGTCAGAAAAAGCTGCTCCTGCGCTCGGGTCATGCCCACAAAAAACAGTCGCCGCTCCTCGGCTTCGTGCGCCGGATCGACGCGGCCGTCGTAGGTCAGCGGCAACAATCCTTCTTCGCATCCTACAATAAACACAATGCGAAATTCCAGTCCCTTGGCTGCGTGCAGCGTCAGCAGCGCCACCCCCTCGGCTCGGGCATCCCAG
The nucleotide sequence above comes from Rhodothermus profundi. Encoded proteins:
- a CDS encoding 6-pyruvoyl trahydropterin synthase family protein, which translates into the protein MKIAKQFRFEAAHRLPWHPGACRHLHGHSYRLTVGLEGTPDARGILVDFQDLKRLLNPLIESWDHATLVASDDTALQEALDVLGSRYVVLPFDSTAENLCTYVADYLIREAGEWLRARGVRRLWVRLAETETSFAETECALVSDVRPQPATHAETH
- the queF gene encoding preQ(1) synthase, with the translated sequence MTEQERQRLAEKLAALREEALAHTEQALTYMARFGIRPEGRIQPFLPPESRQQHIDRLPYEHRVRQVVVYETEPGEFSAVCPFSGLPDYGVLRIEYVPGSWILELKSLKYYLVSWRNIGAAQEDLTAIIYQDLMRHLEDPEYLRVTTVYNVRGGIRTTCTIDSREQGR
- a CDS encoding 7-carboxy-7-deazaguanine synthase QueE is translated as MPTYRVKAIWKTLQGEGFFAGRPAVFVRFVGCNLWSGQERDRERDAQRTGADCPRWCDTDFRKAGSRPYTADELVAALQEVGGPIRFCVLTGGEPLLQLDASLMHALQAAGYFVAIETNGTVSLRQACTDPETGQLVAPDWIVCSPKLPEDRLALEYFDELKLIVPDYRPEQYARFARRARPHRVGGRRIPLLWLQPEDGPRLAEAQRCAVELALAHPEWRVSVQIHKVLGVD
- the queC gene encoding 7-cyano-7-deazaguanine synthase QueC; the protein is MSVPNLLPTLKPTEQGDTALVLLSGGQDSTTCLYWALHYFSRVEAIGFHYGQRHAIELQQAQKIAEQAGVPFTVLDLRGLLRGSALTEHDQDVSAAHPLAPHLPASFVPGRNALFLTLAASYGFTRGIHDLVGGMCQTDYSGYPDCRRAFIDAMEKALSLALDTTLRIHTPLMHLTKAETWRLARELGILDVIIELTHTDYHGNRSERHEWGYGRLDNPASILRARGYEEAKARGWLD
- a CDS encoding dynamin family protein encodes the protein MDALLTAEHEALLEAERNLLARLHGVLARTGADESLRERLSEVIEALDALFVVVVVGEFNAGKSTVLNALFGEKLLEEGPIPTTAKITLLRHGETPMERPRSEYLVERYHPSERLRHLVLVDTPGTNSIIRRHQELTEHFIPRADLVLFVTSFDRPLAESERQFLSYIRDTWGKRLVFVLNKADLAQSETDLEQVLAHIRTGCQELMGFEPEIFPISAARAFKARTTDDPAQRDQCWKTSGFDAFEQFLVKRLAGPERLRLKLTAPLDVTERLLERLRAHLTERRRLLEQDRANLERLEARLQEVRAELIATVRPYLSEIDNQLLQVERRGLQFLRDTIRIGRLGLLRDRDRFKEEFARQVVRDLDHQLEAILAEAVDRLLQQGLQLWNQTLNEFTERVEQVVRRRSPQVQAELLYDRRQLFEAVVRQATRQLETYDLREEARRILENTRDAVALFLGTEALAGLGALVTMLITAAGLDVTGGLVAAGALAVVGFVVLPLQKRRALREFCDRLEQLRTELRTALEQQLTREVDRLLERLSATLAPYQKFVHREQQLVGEIEEELQALEREYRRLRTAIEKAVPVG